CGTCGTCAAGTAAAGCATCCAAGCGATTTGCAAAGTGGTGAGGATCTATCCTTAAAAAAGGGCGACTTGCTGGGGCGTCAGTTCACGCCATTGTCCGGGCAGCAAATCTGCGGGCAAGTGAAGCCCGCCGATGCTCTCCCGGTGCAGGGCAGTGACGCGATTTTGCACGCGGTGAAACATGCGCTTCACCTGGTGATAACGGCCTTCATGGAGAGTCAGGCGGGCACGCCGTGGGGCCAGTATTTCCAAAGCAGCGGGCAGGGTGGTCAGGTCTTCCGTATGGAAATAAAAGCCTGCGGCAAAGGCGGAGACGGCTTCGGGCACAATGTCTTCCGCTGTCTCCACCAGATACACCTTGGGCACCAGCTCCAGGGGCTCGGTCACGCGTTTGGACCAGCGGCCGTCGTTGGTCAGGAGGACCAGGCCGGAGGTGTTGCGATCCAGACGCCCGGCGATGTGCAAAGTGTGTTTATCGGGGTCATCCAGCA
This region of Prosthecobacter fusiformis genomic DNA includes:
- a CDS encoding pseudouridine synthase gives rise to the protein MKLDRFLAKQSSMGRTAAHRLIAARRIRVDGVICTNNQEEVGRFTRIELDEEVLQQSQRVLYLMLHKPVGILSATTDPVHPTVIDLLDDPDKHTLHIAGRLDRNTSGLVLLTNDGRWSKRVTEPLELVPKVYLVETAEDIVPEAVSAFAAGFYFHTEDLTTLPAALEILAPRRARLTLHEGRYHQVKRMFHRVQNRVTALHRESIGGLHLPADLLPGQWRELTPQQVALF